From a region of the Nitrospirota bacterium genome:
- the rfbD gene encoding dTDP-4-dehydrorhamnose reductase, with protein MKYLITGKNGQLAQAFIKRFEERSIDFSAPDESQLDITNQKVIANVVATLKPDVIINCAAYNLVDKAEQDGDRVFAVNATGPKNLAQAAASQKAILVHFGSDYVFDGTKESGLYLESDPVNPLNEYGKSKLAGELSVLEELDQCLVLRLSWVFGAGKQNFIYKLIEWAKNNEYLKIACDEFSVPTYTGTVVDITLKAIGQGMTGRYHLTNSGFCSRYEWARLILSTIGVDKFIRPVAMDSFNLPAQRPKFSAMSNSKLANHLNVAIPSWEETVRSFLRESASVHE; from the coding sequence ATGAAATATCTCATCACCGGTAAAAACGGACAACTGGCGCAGGCCTTCATTAAGCGGTTTGAAGAACGATCGATAGACTTCAGCGCTCCTGATGAGTCTCAGCTTGACATCACGAACCAGAAGGTCATTGCAAATGTCGTTGCAACACTGAAACCCGATGTCATCATCAACTGCGCTGCCTACAACCTCGTTGACAAAGCGGAGCAGGACGGGGATAGGGTATTCGCGGTAAACGCAACAGGCCCGAAAAACCTCGCTCAAGCTGCCGCATCACAGAAAGCGATCCTGGTGCATTTCGGATCGGACTATGTCTTCGACGGAACCAAGGAGAGCGGCTTGTACCTTGAGAGCGACCCGGTGAATCCGCTGAATGAATATGGCAAAAGCAAGCTTGCCGGGGAACTTTCTGTTTTGGAAGAACTGGACCAATGCCTGGTCCTCAGGCTGAGCTGGGTTTTCGGCGCCGGGAAACAGAATTTCATATATAAACTTATTGAATGGGCCAAGAACAACGAATATCTGAAGATCGCCTGTGATGAGTTCTCGGTGCCCACCTATACCGGTACGGTGGTGGATATTACGCTCAAAGCGATCGGGCAGGGCATGACCGGTCGATACCATCTGACGAACAGCGGTTTCTGCTCACGGTATGAATGGGCACGGCTGATCTTGAGCACGATCGGCGTGGATAAATTCATCAGGCCCGTGGCCATGGATTCATTCAATCTTCCCGCACAACGGCCGAAGTTTTCGGCCATGAGCAACAGCAAGCTTGCAAACCATCTTAATGTTGCTATCCCATCCTGGGAAGAAACAGTCCGTTCATTCTTACGAGAAAGCGCATCGGTTCATGAATAA
- the rfbC gene encoding dTDP-4-dehydrorhamnose 3,5-epimerase has protein sequence MPFEFKSFEIPGLVLVQPQVFGDDRGFFFELYKHSDFTLGGIEGHLVQDNYSRSAKGVLRGLHYQKTPKAQGKLVMCMQGRIYDVAVDIRKGSPFYGKWMGVELSAENRLMLYVPPGFAHGFQVLSDTADVMYKCTNEYSPAEDRGIIWNDPDINISWPLKGPVLSGKDRVHPHLREADNNFSY, from the coding sequence ATGCCCTTTGAGTTCAAATCGTTTGAGATACCCGGCCTCGTGCTGGTCCAACCCCAGGTCTTCGGAGATGACCGGGGCTTCTTCTTTGAACTGTATAAACACTCGGATTTTACGCTCGGGGGCATTGAAGGGCATCTGGTACAGGACAACTATTCGAGATCAGCAAAAGGGGTGCTCAGAGGACTGCACTACCAGAAGACCCCCAAGGCCCAGGGCAAGCTGGTCATGTGTATGCAGGGCAGGATATACGACGTTGCCGTGGACATCCGGAAAGGCTCCCCTTTCTATGGGAAATGGATGGGTGTCGAACTTTCGGCGGAGAACCGATTGATGCTCTATGTACCGCCGGGGTTCGCCCACGGTTTTCAGGTCTTAAGCGACACCGCGGATGTGATGTACAAGTGCACGAATGAATATTCGCCGGCTGAAGACCGCGGGATCATCTGGAACGACCCGGACATCAACATTTCCTGGCCGCTCAAAGGTCCGGTCTTGTCCGGTAAGGACAGGGTCCATCCGCATCTACGGGAAGCCGACAATAATTTTAGTTACTAA
- the rfbA gene encoding glucose-1-phosphate thymidylyltransferase RfbA yields MKGIILAGGSGTRLYPITRGVCKQLLPIYDKPMIYYPLSTLMLAGIRDILIISTPLDLPRFKDIFGDGSDLGLRFSYKEQPQPNGLAEAFLIGEEFIGHDTVCLVLGDNIFFGHGLTEMLTKAVKKVNSLGGATVFGYYVKDPERYGIVEFDKQGKVLSVEEKPKQPKSKYAVTGLYFCDNDVVRIAKSIKPSWRGEIEITDVINSYLEQKRLTVELMGRGYAWLDTGTHESLLEAGDFIATIEKRQGLKMACIEEIAYKLGYIDRTKLLKAAESHSKNAYGDYLRMVAEQGVPNAL; encoded by the coding sequence ATGAAAGGCATCATCTTGGCAGGCGGCAGCGGGACACGGCTTTATCCCATCACCAGGGGTGTCTGCAAACAGCTTCTCCCGATCTACGACAAACCCATGATCTATTACCCGCTTTCGACGCTCATGCTGGCGGGGATCCGCGATATCCTGATCATCTCAACGCCGCTTGATCTTCCGAGGTTTAAGGACATCTTCGGTGATGGATCGGATCTGGGGTTGCGTTTTTCCTACAAGGAACAGCCGCAGCCGAACGGCCTCGCTGAGGCATTCCTGATCGGAGAAGAATTCATCGGTCATGACACCGTCTGCCTGGTGCTGGGAGATAATATCTTTTTTGGACACGGCCTCACGGAGATGCTCACCAAGGCGGTCAAGAAGGTGAATTCCCTCGGTGGCGCCACGGTGTTCGGTTATTACGTGAAAGATCCTGAACGGTACGGCATCGTGGAGTTCGACAAGCAGGGGAAAGTGCTATCGGTTGAAGAAAAACCAAAGCAGCCGAAATCAAAGTATGCGGTCACCGGACTGTACTTCTGCGACAACGACGTGGTCCGGATCGCCAAGAGCATCAAACCGTCATGGCGGGGAGAGATCGAAATCACGGATGTCATCAATTCCTATCTCGAGCAGAAGAGGTTGACGGTAGAGCTCATGGGCAGGGGTTATGCGTGGCTTGATACCGGGACCCATGAAAGCCTGCTTGAGGCAGGCGATTTCATCGCAACCATCGAAAAACGGCAGGGACTCAAGATGGCCTGCATCGAGGAGATCGCTTATAAACTGGGATACATCGACAGGACAAAGCTGCTCAAGGCCGCTGAAAGCCACAGCAAAAACGCGTATGGCGATTATCTCAGGATGGTGGCGGAGCAAGGGGTGCCGAATGCCCTTTGA